The DNA sequence ACGAACGAAAGGCCTCGAGGACCTCTTCCTTTTCCGCCGGGCGGGTCAGTTGCACCGCCCAGTAGTGCAGGTGCGCCAGGGTTTCGGGTACCTTTACCGCCATAGTGACGACATCGAGCTCGGAATCGACACTCTTTGCATCAGGCCCCTGATGGCTAGGAATTTCGGGTTCGGGAACCAACGTATTCATGATTCCGCCGAGATGACTCTCCCACGGGTCGGTGGCGCGGCGCAGCAACGTACCCCGGGCCCGGCGGAGCAGGCCGGCATTTTTCAGCGCGCTCAACGTCCGGACAATCGAGGTCGTGTTGCAGGAAACAACGCGGGTGCTCTCCCGATCGAGCGCGCCCACGTAACTCGACTCGGCCACGAACGAATGCCCGGTGACCGTATGCTTCTCGCCGCCCTGAACGATGAATTTGATACCCACCTGCCGGTAGATTTCGACATTCTTGGCCGCTACGTGCTTCGGCGTGCAATCGACGACCAGGTCGGCTGCTGCGAGCAGATCCTCAAGCGTTCCGCTCACATTGAGTCCGGCTTCACGCATGAGGTCGGCCTGTTCTTTCGCCGCACCAAATAGCCGATAGCCCTTTTGCGTCACCATGCGTGAGCGCCAGTCGGCGTTGATGTCGGAAACCCCTGCGAGTTCCATATCGTCCTGCCGGGCAACCGCGTCGGCCACCCGTTTGCCGATGACACCATAACCGTTGACGGCTACGCGGATCTTTCGATTTCCATTCACGTCATTCTCCTCAGGTTGATTGATTCTCGCTGGCTGTCCATCGGTCAATCCTTCTATAGCCGGCCTGACCGCCCGACCGCCCCGACCAGTCGGAATGATAACCCCAACGCCAATAAATAGCCGAGGAGCGCGAGCAGCGGGACGTTGCCCAGCACCCGTGGCCCGGCGCTGTGCAGCATCAAAAGGGACGCCGCGATGTAGAGGCCCAGGGTCACGAGCGCCAAGGCGAGCCGGTTGCCGGTCCTGTCGAGGTGAGCTTCGATGGTTTCCAGTCCCTCGTGCCGGACAATTATGGCGGGGTGGAAGCCATCGCTCTGCAGGCGCCGGAGAAAGGCCGCGAGCACGCCGGGCAAGTCATGGGCTGCCAGCGCGGCTTCTGCCTTCAAACGAGCGCGGCCACCATTGCCCGTCTCATCACTCAGGAGGCGTTTCATCACGTCGCGACCGCGCGCCAGCAGCGTATCGAGGATTTTGAGGTCCGGATCGAGCGTACGCAGAGCGCTCTCGATGAGGAATAGGGTCCGCATCAGAACCACGAGGTTTTGCGGCAACATAACCTTGTCGTCAGGACCCAGATGCGCAACCCGCAGGACCGCCTCGGCAAGCGACCAGTCTTTCAATGGCAGTGACGCATAGTCGGCGAGTATTTCGTCGATGCCCCTGATAAACGCGGATCGGTCATCGACCTGATGGAGCAGCCCCAGGTCGATCGCTGAATCCAGCATCCACAGCGGGTCGCCACTTACGAAGGCCTGAAGGAAAAACGCGAGCGCGCGGCGTGTACGGTTATCGAGATATCCTGTCAGACCAAAGTCGTGGAAGCACAGTCTTCCATCAGGCGTGACGAATAAATTGCCGGGGTGTGGATCGCCGTGGAAGAGCCCGATGACGAAGAACTGGTTAAGATAGGCGTCGACAAGTACTTCCGCCAGGCGAGGGCCATCAACCGAAGGGTCGGCAATCCCCGTCCCACCGCTCATTTCCTGGACCAGAACGGTCTCGGTTTGAAGGTCGTCAATTACATTGGGGATAAAGAGCGACGGCCAGTCGCGAAAGGCTTCGTTGAAACGGCGGATGTTGCGTGCCTCTTGCCGGAAATCGGTTTCCTTGCGCAGATTAGCCCATATTTCGTCGACGAGACGCAGCGGTTGAAGGCGCTCAAGTCGGGGGGCAATGATTATGAGTAACCGGGTGGTAGCGACCAGCGCACGCATGTCGCGGTCGATGCGGGCGCGGATTGCGGGCCGGCGAATCTTGACGATGACCGCGCGCCCGTTGTGCAGACGGGCGCGGTGGACCTGCGCAATGGACGCGGCCGCCAAAGGTTTGGTCTCGAAAGTCGCAAAGAGTTGCTCGGTCGACTGGCCAAAGGCTTCCTCGACCGCCTGTTGCGCCTCAGCACCTGGAAAAGGCTCGACATTATCCTGCAGCCGCCCCAGTTCATCGAGCCACCGCTCGGACAACAAATCCCGGCGCAAGCTCAATGTCTGCCCGAGCTTGACGAATGTCGGACCGAGCCGTTCAAGCGAAATGCGGGCGCGGCGTGGTAAGCACGAGCGATCGGGCGGTGTGCGGCGCAATCGCTCATACGCAGCGAGGCCGAGCAGACCTATAGCCCGTGCGCCAATGTGGAGAAGCCGACCGATCATGATGCCCGCAATCGGACTCTCGCGCTCATAGCGCGGCTTTCGAGAAGTGCCCGCGCGCCGGCCACTGGCCCCTGGGAAATCGCGCGGACGGACGGTTGCCGGCGGCGACAGTCTCGTAGAGTCGACCCTGGTATCCGGTGCCTCCGACAGGATCAATGCGAGGCCTGATGTCGCAGTCGCGGGGCGATGAGCGCGGACCAAGAATGGATTGCCTCTGGTCGCAATTGCCGAGTCGCGCTTTCCGGGCTGTAAGAACTCGTACGGCAGGGAAACGCCGCGCGTCCCCTTGCCGCGCGCGTCCACCGAGAGCTATCGCATGCATCCGTGCATCGCGCCGCAGCCATTCCATCCTCATGCCAACCTCCTCTCTGGAAAAACCGCCTGGCCGGGTCGCCATCAAAACCGGCGGGCTGACCTCGAGAGAGACGCGCGAGCACCGGCATTGTTACAGAGGCGCCTTAGCGAAAGGTCAGGAGCGGCGAGTGAGGACCGCGCTTATCCTCGCTTTGCCGCGGAGGAAATATCGTCGCCCCGGTGCCACTGTTCGAGCCATGATAGATCGGTGTATCGTGCCGGCATTTGGTTATCCTCCGCGTCTCCAATATACTTGGAAAATTCCACCTGACGGATACGATGACCGGCCGCCTCGAGACAGGCGCGAACGCTCCGCTGTGATGAGGCAACGCTGGTCTGTATGATCTCGCAGCCAAGTCGGAACGCGAGGCTGTCAATGGCAGCGACCAGAGACCGGGCGACCGGCGCCTGCTGACCGATGCCGAACGTGGCGAGATAATGTGCTACAAGGGGCTTGGGACTCTTAAGCGGTTCGACTCGGTACAGGCACAGCCCATAAAGGTGGCCAGAAGCGACTGTCGCTGCGAGAATTCCGCGTCTGTCGAATTTATCTTCCAATGTCAGGGGACTGGCAATCCGGATCCATTGCTCGAACATCAAAATGGGTGCGACTTCTCGGACAAGAGGAAACGCCTGGCCGATTTGCGTGCTCCGGAGCGGGGCGACGCTGATCGGATTCCCGAAATTCATCTCGTGCGGCATTCACAACTCCATCACCGCAGCAGTTGATAATGCGGGGATCGCGGAGTTCCTTGATGTGTCTCAATTGTTAAGCTAAAAATTGGTGGACGAAGGAAGTCCATGAAGAGCGCATGCGCACAGCAAGTACAGTCACTCTCGTCCGGAAAGGAGCTCTTGCCGGAACCCTGCGCTGCATGTGCCGCGCGCGTCCTCAGTGTATGCGATGCGATCGACGATTGCGATCTTGACCGACTTGCCGCGATTACCAGCGTGCAGGACATTGCTCGGCATCAGATTTTCGTGACCGAAGGCGACCCGGCAGACCACCTTTTCAATGTCACCGACGGTACGGTAAAAGTCTACAAGCTGTTACCCGATGGCCGGCAACAGATTACCGGTTTTCTGTTTGCCGGTGACTTCCTCGGGCTCTCTTTCCTGGAAAGATACGGCTGCAGTGCAGAGGCAGTCACGCGGGTGCGATGTTGCCGATTCCCCCGCAAGCAGTTCGCTGCCATGCTGACGGACTTTCCGGGCATCGAGCGGCGGCTTCTCGGGATAGCATCCAACGAACTTGCGGCCGCACAGGACCATATGGTGCTGCTCGGCCGCAAGACCGCGCGCGAACGGGTCTCCACATTCCTCCTCATGCTATCCCGCCGCGCCGCGCGGTCCGGAGGAACCACTGATCCTGTCATACTGCCCATGACCCGGACCGATATCGCCGACTATCTCGGTCTCACGGTAGAAACCGTAAGCCGTACCTTCACCCATCTGAAAAAGGGTGGGTTCATAGAACTTCGCGAAGCTGGCATCGTCCATCTCTCCAACCTATCTGCGCTTGAGGACCTCAGCCAAGGTTTCTAAACTGCCGGGCCGTCAGGTCAGGACCAGCTCCTGACTTCAACGGTTACCCACCCCATCTGCCGTCCAGGTCGTGTTGACGGCGCGGTCACTATATTTTGGCGCATCCGCCCAGTTGCCCGCGGCGGCGGCGCCATCGCTCTGCCTCGTCACATCGACAGTCGAGGAAACCATGAACCGGGCAGGTCATGCACATTTCTTCCAGCCGCTTCTTGAGCGCCTGACGACCGCGATGGAGCCTGACGGTGATATTGTTTAGACTAACACCAAGGCTCGCCGCGACGCGGTCGCGGGGTTCTTCTAGCAAGTCTATGCGCCAGATCACTTCGGCATATTCCGGCTTGAGAGTTGGCAAGAGCTTGTAAAGACAATTGCAGATCGCCTCTTCGAGCTCGTCATCCGGCTCGATCGACAGTTCCTCGAGATCGAAGGGATCCACGATTTCCTCCCGTTTACGCCGTTTGCTGGCTCGACGCTGGTGATCAACGATTGTCGTGGCGAGAATGCGGCTGAGCCAGCCACGAACGCTGCGCACATCGCGCAGGTCAGCAGACCGCTCGACAGCGCGGAGCATGAACATCTGCAGGACCTCCTCGGCCTCATCCCCGCTGCCCAGTCTCCGGCGAAGAAAACCTAGTATTTGCCGATGGCCTTCGACGAGCGCGCGGCGAACTGCAGCATCCGCTGCCCGGGCGGCGATGTCCGGATCATCATCCGGCAATGGGTCGTCATGCGTCAATGTGCGTCTCCAGCCATTATCGACGCAGTGGCGTAGCGGTTGTTACAGGCAAGCCTGCCTATAAAGGCTTTTCAGACCTCGATTGATGCAAGTGTGCCTTAACGGAAGTGAAGCTTGGGTCTGACCTTTGAGGGGCCTGCGCCTCGACGAATATACCTGCCGAATCCCTGCGGCCCTTGAGCCGCGGTGACGTGACCCGCTAGCGCGATGGCGCAACCGATCGGACCGTCCTCGGGCTCGCTGGTGGCCGATGCAGTGCACTCTCGCATCCGGCGCACCACGAACACCAGGCGGGCGATCCAAGCCGCACGGCCAATGCCCTCGGAATTGCCAGAACGCCTCCGCCCGCACCGATACCGCGCCTTGCCGGGATCACCCTCTGTCAGGAGAACCGGCGCGTGCCAGAGGAGCAGTCTGATCCATTGGGTGAAATGATCTTGGTTAGAATCCCGATGTGATTGACTGCTCTTCTGACGATGCGAGGGCGTTTGATATTCAAACGATCACTCCACTCCTTCCTGGCCCTGCCAGGGCGCGCCATGCCGCCAATCCTCCCCTGTCTCGCACAATGGACAACAGGTGGCGCGCAAGTCAGAAGAAGGACGCCGCAATGGCAGCTCCTTTCAGACCATCGTGTTCGCTGTTCCGGTGCGCCCCGTGCGCTATAGGACGACAATCGCAGTCGCCGGAGTTCCTGAAATGGCAGGTGGAACAGCGCTTTTCGATCTGATCCTTCATCGCCCTACGCGCCCTGTGCAGGCGCACTCCGATATTGTTGGACGTGAGCCCGAGATCAGCCGAAATAGTTTCTCGCGGTTCTCCTTCGAGATCGACGCGCCGAATGATCTCGGCGTAATCCGAGCGAAGCGCCGGCAAGGCGTCCTGAACGCAAGTGCATGGATTTTCATCGTAGTCCGTTTCGGGAGTATCCGCCATTTCCCGGGGCTCGGCTTCATAGGCATCCCTGCCCCGCTGCCGCGCCGCGCGCCGCCGATAGTGGTCAATAAGCGAATTGCGCAGGACCCGGCGAAGCCAGGCGTCCACCTTCCCGTTGTCCTGCGGTTCCCGGGCGGCCCGAAGGACTTTGACGCAGAAATCCTGAAACGCATCTTCCGCTTCCTCGGTACGGCTCAGCCGCCGTTGGAAGTACCGCATGAATTCGGCGCGACACTCGGTCAGTCGTTGGATGACGGCGTCCTCGCCGAGCGCAGACGAGGGTCGGAATGGCCCGTTATGTGTTAAGGTTGGCATAGTAAGACCTCCATGCCGAGAGGAAATCAAAAGGGGGGTTCGGATCGCAAAGGACCCGCGTGTACCCACCGCGGAAAGCCGGATTTACGCGGTGAGCCGGGGCGGTGGGATCTCTTGTTCGAGGAGTGCAGGATCAAAAGCGTCCGCTGGCCCGATCGACCATGCTCCGGTTGTCGGTGCGGCGCGACGAGACAAGGTGCTATCGGGCAGAACCGCGCAGCAGATCGACGAGCGGCAATGGCCAGCGGGTGCAGGGGACTGTTTGTGAACCGCGCCGGTCGTGCAATGCTCTTCCAGTTCGGCTACTTGCGAAGTGGATGGCGCGACCGGAGCCGCGAACACGGCCGCATCGAGATGAAGAAAGTTCAGGCCGAGCGCCAGCAACAAGGAGAGCACCAAGCGGCGCAAGCTTGCAGCACGATTGGGGTTTCTTGCAGAAGCTTTTCTCACTGGAGCGGCACCGACATATCCGATGGCCCGGTCGCCATCGGGGGCACCTGACACGCGAATGCCTCGGCCGGCATTGAGCTATGTCAACGCCGCGCATCTAAGTCGGCCGGCCGGGCGCCCTACCGGGTTCGCTCCAACGAGCGCCAACATTGGTTTGTCTTTTCCGTTGTTCGACTTTCCGGTGCGCTCACGGCCGAGGCGGAATTTGCCTGCTCAGTTCGCCGTAAAGCCGCTCGACATCTTCACGGCGGCACAGGCCAGTGCCAGGCGACAGTACGGCGGCAGCGCCTGCCGCCATGCCGTAGGCGAAGGCATCTTGCTCATCGCGGCCCTGCGCCAAAGCGAGTGTCATCGCCGCGACGAAGCTGTCGCCAGCGCCGACCGCGCTCTTCGCGACCACGTCGAGCGCCGGCTGACGTAGCGCGGCTTGAGCGGTCACGAGCAGCGCACCGTCGCGCCCAAGCGTCAGGGCCACCATCTCTGCCGAACCAGCATCAATGAGTTCC is a window from the Altererythrobacter sp. B11 genome containing:
- a CDS encoding Crp/Fnr family transcriptional regulator is translated as MPEPCAACAARVLSVCDAIDDCDLDRLAAITSVQDIARHQIFVTEGDPADHLFNVTDGTVKVYKLLPDGRQQITGFLFAGDFLGLSFLERYGCSAEAVTRVRCCRFPRKQFAAMLTDFPGIERRLLGIASNELAAAQDHMVLLGRKTARERVSTFLLMLSRRAARSGGTTDPVILPMTRTDIADYLGLTVETVSRTFTHLKKGGFIELREAGIVHLSNLSALEDLSQGF
- a CDS encoding type II glyceraldehyde-3-phosphate dehydrogenase, encoding MTDGQPARINQPEENDVNGNRKIRVAVNGYGVIGKRVADAVARQDDMELAGVSDINADWRSRMVTQKGYRLFGAAKEQADLMREAGLNVSGTLEDLLAAADLVVDCTPKHVAAKNVEIYRQVGIKFIVQGGEKHTVTGHSFVAESSYVGALDRESTRVVSCNTTSIVRTLSALKNAGLLRRARGTLLRRATDPWESHLGGIMNTLVPEPEIPSHQGPDAKSVDSELDVVTMAVKVPETLAHLHYWAVQLTRPAEKEEVLEAFRSSSRIALIRMADGLTAINTVKELMADLGRPHDNLYEVALWSDMLKVEGDELFYGYMVDNQAIVIPETIDAIRALVGQIRDPNESIARTNTALGIGTIAKALGHQ
- a CDS encoding sigma-70 family RNA polymerase sigma factor, with protein sequence MPTLTHNGPFRPSSALGEDAVIQRLTECRAEFMRYFQRRLSRTEEAEDAFQDFCVKVLRAAREPQDNGKVDAWLRRVLRNSLIDHYRRRAARQRGRDAYEAEPREMADTPETDYDENPCTCVQDALPALRSDYAEIIRRVDLEGEPRETISADLGLTSNNIGVRLHRARRAMKDQIEKRCSTCHFRNSGDCDCRPIAHGAHRNSEHDGLKGAAIAASFF
- a CDS encoding RNA polymerase sigma factor, encoding MTHDDPLPDDDPDIAARAADAAVRRALVEGHRQILGFLRRRLGSGDEAEEVLQMFMLRAVERSADLRDVRSVRGWLSRILATTIVDHQRRASKRRKREEIVDPFDLEELSIEPDDELEEAICNCLYKLLPTLKPEYAEVIWRIDLLEEPRDRVAASLGVSLNNITVRLHRGRQALKKRLEEMCMTCPVHGFLDCRCDEAERWRRRRGQLGGCAKI
- a CDS encoding ABC1 kinase family protein is translated as MIGRLLHIGARAIGLLGLAAYERLRRTPPDRSCLPRRARISLERLGPTFVKLGQTLSLRRDLLSERWLDELGRLQDNVEPFPGAEAQQAVEEAFGQSTEQLFATFETKPLAAASIAQVHRARLHNGRAVIVKIRRPAIRARIDRDMRALVATTRLLIIIAPRLERLQPLRLVDEIWANLRKETDFRQEARNIRRFNEAFRDWPSLFIPNVIDDLQTETVLVQEMSGGTGIADPSVDGPRLAEVLVDAYLNQFFVIGLFHGDPHPGNLFVTPDGRLCFHDFGLTGYLDNRTRRALAFFLQAFVSGDPLWMLDSAIDLGLLHQVDDRSAFIRGIDEILADYASLPLKDWSLAEAVLRVAHLGPDDKVMLPQNLVVLMRTLFLIESALRTLDPDLKILDTLLARGRDVMKRLLSDETGNGGRARLKAEAALAAHDLPGVLAAFLRRLQSDGFHPAIIVRHEGLETIEAHLDRTGNRLALALVTLGLYIAASLLMLHSAGPRVLGNVPLLALLGYLLALGLSFRLVGAVGRSGRL